One segment of Pseudodesulfovibrio sp. 5S69 DNA contains the following:
- a CDS encoding small ribosomal subunit Rsm22 family protein: MSIDGLFPNLTEDNVEQLVRFDALLKRAWPLKGKHRDQLKYDIRDMSRSLTNERSTRRKEYMTDDKFLSPYLYYFLPWNLFRLSRLFSGLELDIPEDGQVADLGTGPLTTVLALWMSRPHLRGRRLNFTCLDIAPKTMNTGLKLFQALAGKDSPWRIKTVKAGFLDHIRDKADLLMAANAFNELDWSGRATRPQAEKLAAHMIGAVKETGRILLVETGVRLAGRIIAEMRAQFLEKGYKPIAPCPHTGECPMPALGQGPWCHFNFSTKGAPEWLERISKEASLEKDNVSLNFLYLSPGGASEWGAVRAISEPFKLHGGKGQYACSDKGLTLIEYAAGTRPLFPGQLIAPDWPQTPKTDLKSKALILPYKP, from the coding sequence ATGTCGATTGACGGCCTGTTTCCCAACCTGACCGAGGACAACGTCGAACAGCTCGTCCGCTTCGACGCCCTGCTCAAGCGTGCCTGGCCGCTCAAAGGCAAGCACCGCGACCAACTCAAGTACGACATCCGGGACATGTCGCGCAGCCTGACCAACGAGCGGTCCACCCGGCGCAAGGAGTACATGACCGACGACAAGTTCCTGTCGCCGTACCTCTACTACTTCCTGCCGTGGAACCTGTTCCGCCTGTCCCGGCTGTTCTCCGGACTGGAGCTGGACATCCCCGAGGACGGCCAGGTGGCCGACCTCGGCACCGGCCCGCTGACCACGGTCCTGGCCCTGTGGATGTCCCGGCCGCACCTACGCGGGCGGCGGCTGAACTTCACCTGCCTGGACATCGCGCCCAAGACCATGAACACCGGACTGAAGCTCTTCCAGGCCCTGGCGGGCAAGGACTCGCCCTGGCGCATCAAGACGGTCAAGGCCGGGTTCCTGGACCACATCCGCGACAAGGCGGACCTGCTCATGGCCGCCAACGCCTTCAACGAGCTGGACTGGTCCGGCCGGGCCACCCGGCCCCAGGCCGAGAAGCTGGCCGCGCACATGATCGGCGCCGTCAAGGAGACCGGACGCATCCTCCTCGTGGAGACCGGCGTGCGTCTGGCCGGGCGGATCATAGCCGAGATGCGCGCCCAGTTCCTGGAGAAGGGCTACAAGCCCATCGCGCCCTGCCCGCACACGGGCGAATGCCCCATGCCCGCCCTGGGCCAGGGGCCCTGGTGCCACTTCAACTTCTCGACCAAAGGCGCGCCCGAGTGGCTGGAACGGATTTCCAAGGAGGCCTCCCTGGAAAAGGACAACGTGAGCCTCAACTTCCTCTATCTTTCGCCCGGCGGTGCCTCGGAATGGGGCGCGGTGCGGGCCATTTCCGAGCCCTTCAAGCTGCACGGCGGCAAGGGCCAGTACGCCTGCTCAGACAAGGGGCTGACCCTGATCGAGTACGCCGCCGGAACGCGGCCCCTGTTTCCGGGCCAACTGATCGCGCCCGACTGGCCGCAAACCCCCAAGACGGACCTCAAGTCCAAGGCGCTCATCCTCCCCTACAAACCCTAA
- a CDS encoding class I SAM-dependent DNA methyltransferase → MVSDNKTLDKVYTASNHTELMDAYKDWADNYDQDTVGSFGYVAPAAAAQALHRVLPGTGARILDAGCGTGQVGRILTEKGYGDLHALDYSEDMLRVAESKNIYGSLMQADLSKKLKIDDDAYDAVVCVGTLTYGHVDATAFDELIRVTRPDGHICFTIREGAYEDYGYRDRMIALEKADAWELVSMEEADYLKNENVTCKLCTYKVLADGAPNA, encoded by the coding sequence ATGGTTTCCGACAACAAGACATTGGACAAGGTCTACACCGCCAGCAACCACACGGAGTTGATGGACGCCTACAAGGATTGGGCGGACAACTACGACCAGGACACCGTGGGCAGTTTCGGCTACGTGGCACCCGCGGCCGCGGCCCAGGCCCTGCATCGCGTGCTGCCGGGCACCGGCGCGCGCATCCTCGACGCGGGCTGCGGCACCGGTCAGGTGGGCCGGATTCTCACGGAGAAGGGGTATGGGGACCTCCACGCCCTGGACTATTCCGAGGACATGCTCCGCGTGGCCGAGTCCAAGAACATCTACGGTTCGCTGATGCAGGCCGACCTGAGCAAGAAGCTCAAGATCGACGACGACGCCTATGACGCGGTGGTCTGCGTGGGCACCCTGACCTACGGCCACGTGGACGCGACCGCGTTTGACGAGCTCATCCGCGTGACCCGGCCCGACGGGCACATCTGCTTCACCATCCGCGAGGGCGCGTACGAGGACTACGGCTACCGCGACCGCATGATCGCCCTGGAAAAGGCGGACGCCTGGGAGCTGGTCAGCATGGAGGAGGCGGACTACCTCAAGAACGAGAACGTGACGTGCAAGCTGTGCACCTACAAGGTCCTGGCCGACGGCGCTCCGAACGCCTAG
- a CDS encoding FecCD family ABC transporter permease translates to MTNAVSRTPLRNGLTVALLAAVLAGLALAACTMGVIHIPPGEVLRGLLDGLRGAADSLGTTAAGILFDVRLPRILTCTAVGFGLAVAGAVFQGLLLNPLADPFTLGVSSGAAFGAALALLLGLAFLGPATLPVLAFAGAALTLFAVISLAGRDGELSPASLILAGVIVSAILSAGISFIKYLADERVSVIVFWLMGSFVGRTLSDAALAGCAALAAFAVCLYYGRDLNIMSLGTRSARSLGVDTGRVRLILLVTASLVSAVCVAVSGVIGFVGLIVPHLMRMVVGPDNRWLLPASGLGGAILLLLADTVTRALLPHEVPIGVLTALIGGPVFCWIFSRSRRLARG, encoded by the coding sequence ATGACGAACGCCGTCTCCCGTACTCCCCTGCGCAACGGCCTGACCGTGGCCCTGCTCGCCGCCGTGCTGGCCGGGCTGGCCCTGGCCGCCTGCACAATGGGGGTCATCCACATCCCGCCGGGCGAAGTCCTGCGCGGACTGCTGGACGGCCTGCGGGGGGCGGCCGATTCACTGGGCACCACTGCGGCGGGCATTCTCTTCGACGTCCGTCTGCCGCGCATCCTGACCTGCACGGCCGTGGGCTTCGGCCTGGCCGTGGCGGGCGCGGTCTTCCAGGGGCTGTTGCTCAATCCCCTGGCCGACCCGTTCACCCTGGGCGTGTCCTCGGGCGCGGCCTTCGGCGCGGCCCTGGCCCTGCTCCTGGGGCTGGCCTTCCTGGGTCCGGCCACCCTCCCGGTCCTGGCCTTCGCGGGCGCGGCCCTGACCCTTTTCGCCGTCATCTCCCTGGCCGGGCGGGACGGCGAACTGTCCCCGGCCTCGCTCATCCTGGCCGGGGTCATCGTCTCGGCCATCCTCTCGGCGGGCATCAGCTTCATCAAATATCTGGCCGACGAACGGGTCTCGGTCATCGTCTTCTGGCTCATGGGCAGCTTCGTGGGCCGGACCCTGAGCGACGCGGCCCTGGCGGGCTGTGCCGCGCTCGCGGCCTTCGCGGTCTGCCTCTACTACGGACGCGACCTGAACATCATGAGCCTGGGCACCCGCTCGGCCCGGAGCCTGGGCGTGGACACCGGCCGGGTGCGCCTGATCCTGCTCGTGACCGCTTCCCTGGTCAGCGCGGTCTGCGTGGCCGTGAGCGGGGTCATCGGCTTTGTCGGGCTGATTGTTCCGCATCTGATGCGCATGGTCGTGGGCCCGGACAACCGCTGGCTGCTGCCCGCCTCGGGCCTGGGCGGGGCCATCCTGCTCCTGCTGGCCGACACCGTGACCCGCGCGCTGCTGCCCCACGAGGTGCCCATCGGCGTGCTCACCGCGCTCATCGGCGGTCCGGTTTTCTGCTGGATATTCAGTCGCTCCCGGAGGCTCGCCCGTGGATAG
- a CDS encoding ASKHA domain-containing protein: MSILIHTHDGGRFTLEPKPGDTLARTIFLSRLWHGVPLCSGLGKCGLCRVRFVKDAPEPNRDELKKLGQDRIDQGWRLSCLHPSEPCEIELPEPVRSQRAVRALKQADGDFALAVDLGTTSVHWTALVDGEPVATGRELNPQMGMGSEVMSRLAAASTAEGRFVLRALITDRITELAGLAARNLGGRCVGLAVSGNPAMTYILLGKKPDDLAAAPYELSYFGGDEKRLGAGLPPAYIPPLLAPFVGADLSAGLTAVEYGGDPQYPFLLADLGTNGEFILALSPGERLCASVPMGPALEGVGLSFGRTAGPGAITGFRLTPKGLDIHYFDDSDAGRSGMTGTGYLSLAAVLRAHGVLDETGRFAKGTTPLAVRLADRVTTVNGEPAFAVNDEVRLPASDVEEILKVKAAFNLAVSALLKAAGIGPGGLKQIYLAGALGEHVSTTDLETLGFLPPGCAARTVKAGNTSLKGTELLLADPAARTFAASLPEGLTRVDLTGDADFGDQFIQRMCFSYVD, encoded by the coding sequence GTGAGCATACTGATACACACCCATGACGGCGGGCGTTTCACCCTGGAGCCCAAGCCGGGCGACACCCTGGCCCGGACCATCTTTCTCTCCCGGCTGTGGCACGGCGTGCCGCTATGCTCGGGGCTGGGCAAGTGCGGCCTGTGCCGGGTGCGCTTTGTCAAGGACGCGCCCGAGCCCAATCGCGACGAGTTGAAGAAGCTCGGCCAGGACCGAATCGACCAGGGCTGGCGGCTTTCCTGCCTGCACCCGTCCGAACCGTGCGAGATCGAGCTTCCCGAGCCGGTGCGCAGTCAGCGCGCCGTGCGCGCCCTGAAGCAGGCGGACGGCGACTTTGCACTGGCCGTGGACCTGGGCACCACGTCCGTCCACTGGACCGCACTGGTCGACGGCGAGCCCGTGGCCACGGGCCGCGAGCTCAACCCGCAGATGGGCATGGGCTCCGAGGTCATGTCACGGCTGGCCGCCGCATCCACGGCAGAGGGACGCTTCGTGCTCCGCGCCCTGATCACCGACCGCATCACCGAGCTGGCCGGGCTGGCCGCCCGCAACCTGGGCGGCCGGTGCGTCGGCCTGGCCGTGTCCGGCAACCCGGCCATGACCTACATCCTGCTCGGCAAGAAGCCCGACGACCTGGCCGCCGCGCCCTACGAACTAAGCTATTTCGGCGGCGACGAAAAACGACTGGGCGCAGGCCTGCCGCCCGCGTACATCCCGCCCCTGCTCGCCCCCTTTGTCGGGGCCGACCTGTCCGCCGGGCTGACCGCCGTGGAATACGGCGGCGACCCGCAGTATCCGTTCCTTCTGGCCGACCTCGGCACCAACGGCGAGTTCATCCTGGCCCTGTCGCCCGGAGAGCGGCTGTGTGCCAGCGTGCCCATGGGGCCGGCCCTGGAAGGCGTGGGGCTGTCCTTCGGCCGCACCGCCGGGCCCGGCGCGATCACCGGCTTCCGGCTGACCCCCAAAGGGCTCGACATCCACTACTTCGACGACTCGGACGCAGGCCGCTCGGGCATGACCGGCACGGGCTACCTGTCCCTGGCCGCGGTGCTGCGCGCCCACGGCGTGCTGGACGAGACCGGACGGTTCGCCAAGGGGACCACGCCCCTGGCTGTCCGCCTGGCCGACCGGGTGACGACCGTGAACGGCGAACCCGCCTTTGCGGTCAACGACGAAGTCCGCCTCCCGGCCTCGGACGTGGAGGAAATTCTCAAGGTCAAGGCGGCCTTCAACCTGGCCGTGTCCGCCCTGCTCAAAGCCGCCGGAATCGGCCCGGGCGGCTTGAAACAAATTTATCTGGCCGGTGCGCTGGGCGAACACGTCTCGACCACCGACCTGGAGACTTTGGGTTTCCTCCCCCCGGGTTGCGCGGCCCGGACCGTCAAGGCGGGCAACACGTCCCTCAAGGGCACGGAGCTGCTCCTGGCCGATCCGGCGGCGCGGACCTTCGCCGCATCGCTGCCCGAGGGGCTGACCCGCGTGGACCTGACCGGCGACGCCGATTTCGGCGACCAATTCATCCAAAGGATGTGTTTTTCCTATGTCGATTGA
- a CDS encoding alpha/beta fold hydrolase: MSRVKANGIDIEYDTFGDDKGPALLLIMGGGSQMIYWEAGFCEMLAERGCYVIRFDNRDVGLSTKFDEAGVPDIAAAMAGQYVAPAYTLDDMADDAVGLLDALRIDKAHVCGASVGGMIAQVVAYRHPTRVLSLTSIMSSTGNPELPKIADDVLAEVYKPIPAEREAFIAHQTDMWRKLWSPGFPFEEERLRRLLGESFDRSYYPQGMARQGLAVVAQGYRKSSITSIKAPTLVIHGDRDPFMSLEGGRETARFIPGAKLLVIEGMGHDLPTPVWPRIVDAMAEHMRPTAR, encoded by the coding sequence ATGTCTCGAGTAAAGGCCAATGGCATTGATATTGAGTACGATACGTTCGGCGATGACAAGGGGCCGGCGTTATTGCTGATCATGGGCGGTGGAAGCCAGATGATCTACTGGGAGGCCGGGTTTTGCGAGATGCTGGCGGAACGGGGATGTTACGTGATCCGTTTCGACAACCGGGACGTAGGCCTTTCCACCAAGTTCGATGAGGCGGGTGTGCCCGACATCGCGGCGGCCATGGCCGGTCAGTACGTTGCGCCCGCCTATACCCTCGATGACATGGCGGATGACGCCGTGGGCCTGCTCGACGCCCTTCGCATCGACAAGGCGCACGTTTGCGGCGCCTCGGTCGGGGGCATGATCGCCCAGGTCGTTGCGTATCGGCACCCAACGCGCGTCCTGAGCCTGACGTCCATCATGTCGAGTACGGGGAACCCCGAACTGCCCAAGATCGCGGACGACGTCCTGGCCGAGGTGTACAAGCCCATCCCGGCCGAGCGCGAGGCGTTCATCGCGCACCAGACGGACATGTGGCGGAAGCTGTGGAGCCCCGGTTTCCCCTTTGAGGAGGAGCGGCTGCGGCGTCTTCTGGGAGAGAGCTTCGACCGGTCCTACTATCCGCAGGGCATGGCCCGCCAGGGGCTGGCCGTCGTGGCCCAAGGCTACCGGAAATCCTCCATCACCTCGATCAAGGCCCCCACGCTTGTGATCCATGGCGACAGGGACCCCTTTATGTCCTTGGAGGGCGGCAGGGAGACAGCCCGGTTTATCCCGGGCGCGAAACTGCTGGTCATCGAAGGCATGGGCCACGACCTGCCCACGCCGGTCTGGCCGCGCATCGTGGACGCCATGGCCGAACACATGCGGCCGACGGCCCGGTAA
- a CDS encoding class I SAM-dependent DNA methyltransferase gives MKDTPEKWVATYEATTPEQLVDAYRCWADEYDRDTCQGMGYVGPGVAANLLDRYLESPRSRVLDAGCGTGLVGQAMSELGYSRIEAMDFSRDMLKVAEEKDVYGDIHHGDMNRRLAFDDNSYDATICVGALTYAHVGPEVFDEFVRITRPGGYICFTVRDGAYQEYGYRKRMVRLEADNAFRLKEMVDTDYLQKEDVTAKYCIYEVLEA, from the coding sequence ATGAAAGACACTCCCGAGAAATGGGTGGCCACGTACGAAGCCACGACCCCCGAACAACTGGTTGATGCCTACCGCTGTTGGGCGGACGAATACGACAGGGACACCTGTCAGGGCATGGGCTACGTGGGACCCGGCGTGGCCGCAAACCTCCTCGACCGCTATCTCGAATCCCCCAGGTCTCGTGTCCTGGACGCCGGATGCGGCACCGGCCTCGTGGGTCAGGCCATGAGCGAGCTGGGGTATAGCCGCATCGAAGCCATGGATTTCTCTCGCGACATGCTCAAGGTGGCCGAGGAAAAGGACGTCTACGGCGACATCCACCACGGCGACATGAACCGCAGGCTCGCCTTTGACGATAATTCCTATGACGCGACCATCTGTGTGGGCGCGCTGACCTACGCCCACGTCGGGCCCGAGGTCTTCGACGAGTTCGTGCGCATCACCCGGCCCGGCGGGTACATTTGTTTCACCGTGCGGGACGGAGCCTACCAGGAGTATGGCTACCGCAAGCGCATGGTCAGGCTGGAGGCGGACAACGCCTTCCGGCTCAAGGAGATGGTCGACACCGACTATTTGCAGAAAGAGGACGTCACGGCCAAGTACTGCATCTACGAAGTTCTGGAAGCGTAG
- the lipB gene encoding lipoyl(octanoyl) transferase LipB yields MKIIDLGLIGYKDAEALQLETLEAVTNGGQENTVFLLEHPKVITLGRLGGAENLHLDPEELQDQGIDLVQTTRGGNITCHFPGQLVAYPIWRVEKRPGGMRKFFHDMEQAVMDTCAHYGVRTIRRPKHPGVWVDETRKICSMGIGVRHWVTYHGLALNVARDTSLFNAITLCGIQGAVPTSLSAEAGRDIDMEDVKHVFKRAFAKAFADSAVAANQAAE; encoded by the coding sequence ATGAAGATCATCGATCTCGGGCTGATCGGCTACAAGGATGCCGAGGCCCTGCAACTGGAAACCCTGGAGGCCGTGACCAACGGCGGACAGGAAAACACCGTGTTCCTGCTGGAACATCCCAAGGTCATCACCCTGGGCCGCCTGGGCGGGGCCGAAAACCTGCACCTGGACCCCGAAGAGCTTCAGGACCAGGGCATCGACCTGGTCCAGACCACGCGCGGCGGGAACATCACCTGCCACTTCCCCGGCCAGTTGGTGGCCTACCCCATCTGGCGGGTGGAGAAACGGCCCGGCGGCATGCGCAAATTCTTCCACGACATGGAGCAGGCGGTCATGGACACCTGCGCGCATTACGGGGTGCGGACCATCCGACGGCCCAAGCATCCCGGCGTCTGGGTGGACGAAACCCGCAAAATATGTTCCATGGGCATCGGCGTGCGCCATTGGGTCACCTATCACGGTCTGGCCCTGAACGTGGCCCGCGACACAAGCCTTTTCAACGCCATCACCCTGTGCGGCATCCAGGGTGCGGTACCCACTTCCCTGTCCGCCGAAGCCGGACGGGACATAGACATGGAGGACGTCAAGCATGTCTTCAAGCGAGCCTTTGCAAAAGCCTTTGCGGATTCCGCCGTGGCTGCGAATCAAGCTGCCGAGTAA
- a CDS encoding ABC transporter substrate-binding protein has translation MKRLFFTFAFILLLCSTAQARTITDDSGRTVTFDKPFTRIISLYGAHTENLFSLGLDEQIIGVSTGEDYPAAALAKPTFNARDGVEKFLAAKPDLILIRPMHMRAYGGLWNALERHGVTVVSLQPDSVEAMFGYWRTLGALTGRQMKAEYMIEDFRDGVRRAEARLSTIPMEERPGVFFESIHRKTATFSPGAMPLFVLEKAGGINVAADARPRHGTNIADYGLERLLAKGDKVDVYLAQRGTMNDVSVHDIVSSPPASRIKAVLTRNVYLVDEHLVSRPTLRLLEGIDTVYQLLHP, from the coding sequence TTGAAACGCCTTTTCTTCACCTTTGCCTTCATCCTGCTGCTCTGTTCCACGGCCCAGGCCCGGACCATCACCGACGACTCGGGCCGGACCGTCACCTTCGACAAGCCGTTCACCCGGATCATCTCCCTGTACGGCGCGCACACCGAAAACCTCTTCAGCCTCGGCCTGGACGAACAGATCATCGGCGTGTCCACGGGCGAGGACTATCCCGCCGCCGCCCTGGCCAAGCCGACCTTCAACGCCCGCGACGGCGTGGAGAAGTTCCTGGCCGCCAAGCCCGACCTGATCCTCATCCGGCCCATGCACATGCGCGCCTACGGCGGGCTGTGGAACGCGCTCGAACGCCACGGCGTCACCGTGGTCTCGCTCCAGCCCGACTCCGTCGAGGCCATGTTCGGCTACTGGCGCACCCTGGGCGCGCTGACCGGCCGCCAGATGAAGGCCGAATACATGATCGAGGACTTCCGCGACGGTGTGCGCCGCGCCGAGGCCCGGTTGTCCACCATACCCATGGAGGAGCGGCCCGGCGTGTTCTTCGAGTCCATCCACCGCAAGACCGCCACCTTCTCGCCCGGCGCCATGCCCCTGTTCGTCCTGGAAAAGGCGGGCGGCATCAACGTGGCGGCCGACGCCCGGCCCCGCCACGGGACCAACATCGCGGACTACGGCCTGGAACGGCTGCTGGCCAAGGGCGACAAGGTCGACGTCTACCTGGCCCAGCGCGGGACCATGAACGACGTCTCGGTACACGACATCGTCAGCAGCCCGCCCGCCTCGCGCATCAAGGCCGTCCTGACCCGCAACGTCTACCTGGTGGACGAACACCTGGTCTCGCGCCCCACCCTGCGGCTCCTCGAAGGCATCGACACCGTGTACCAGCTCCTGCACCCCTAG
- the cobI gene encoding precorrin-2 C(20)-methyltransferase translates to MTKKGTLYGIGVGPGDPELLTLKAVRVLGQVDVIFAAASTKNDYSTAYSIAKPHLKDGVRIVRLGFPMTKDQDALNEAWTENARLVAEVLDNGEDAAFLTLGDPLTYSTYGYLQRTLLEMNPDLRLRAVPGITSFHAAAARIGLVLCESKESLLITSGVADSARLEEQLNTADNAVILKAYKNFDEIRALLTKLRLADTTVLVSRLGMDEESILMDIKDAPKQPHYFSLALVKRNKP, encoded by the coding sequence GTGACCAAGAAAGGCACCCTCTACGGCATCGGGGTCGGCCCCGGCGACCCGGAACTGCTCACCCTCAAGGCCGTGCGCGTCCTCGGACAGGTGGACGTGATCTTTGCCGCCGCCTCCACCAAGAACGATTATTCCACGGCCTACTCCATCGCCAAACCCCACCTCAAGGACGGCGTGCGCATCGTCCGCCTGGGCTTCCCCATGACCAAGGACCAGGACGCCCTGAACGAGGCCTGGACCGAGAACGCCCGGCTCGTGGCCGAGGTCCTGGACAACGGCGAGGACGCCGCCTTCCTGACCCTGGGCGATCCCCTGACCTACTCCACCTACGGCTACCTGCAGCGCACCCTGCTGGAGATGAACCCGGATCTGCGCCTGCGGGCCGTGCCGGGCATCACCTCCTTCCACGCCGCGGCCGCGCGCATCGGCCTGGTCCTGTGCGAATCCAAGGAGTCCCTGCTGATCACCTCGGGCGTGGCCGACTCCGCCCGCCTGGAGGAGCAGTTGAACACCGCGGACAACGCGGTCATCCTCAAGGCGTACAAGAACTTTGACGAGATCCGCGCCCTGCTGACCAAGCTCCGCCTGGCCGACACCACGGTGCTCGTCTCCCGCCTGGGCATGGACGAGGAGTCCATCCTCATGGACATCAAGGACGCCCCCAAGCAGCCGCACTACTTCTCCCTGGCCCTGGTCAAAAGGAACAAGCCGTGA
- the lipA gene encoding lipoyl synthase, whose translation MSSSEPLQKPLRIPPWLRIKLPSNENFTNTSELIGDLHLNTVCQSAKCPNKWECFSKNVATFLIMGAICTRNCAFCNIASGDMEPLDPTEPARVAEAARRLQLKHVVITSVTRDDLPDGGSAHFAACIRAVREAMPECTVEVLIPDFQGDEPALGAVLDARPNVLNHNLETVPVLYAAIRPQADYRQSLTLLENAKRMRPDIPTKSGIMVGLGETDEQIMTVLDDLAAIDCDIVTIGQYMQPSRQHPMVKRYVEPEVFEMYAEEGKKRGIRHMFSAPLVRSSYNAADFV comes from the coding sequence ATGTCTTCAAGCGAGCCTTTGCAAAAGCCTTTGCGGATTCCGCCGTGGCTGCGAATCAAGCTGCCGAGTAACGAGAACTTCACCAACACCTCGGAGCTGATCGGCGACCTGCACCTGAACACGGTCTGTCAAAGCGCCAAGTGCCCCAACAAATGGGAGTGCTTTTCCAAGAATGTGGCCACCTTCCTGATCATGGGAGCCATCTGTACGCGCAACTGCGCCTTCTGCAATATCGCCTCCGGCGACATGGAGCCGCTCGACCCGACCGAGCCCGCCCGCGTGGCCGAGGCCGCCCGGCGTCTCCAGCTCAAGCACGTGGTCATCACCTCGGTCACCCGCGACGACCTCCCCGACGGCGGGTCCGCCCATTTCGCGGCCTGCATCCGGGCCGTGCGCGAGGCCATGCCCGAGTGCACCGTGGAGGTCCTGATCCCGGACTTTCAGGGTGACGAACCGGCGCTGGGGGCCGTGCTCGACGCGCGCCCCAACGTGCTCAACCACAACCTGGAGACCGTGCCGGTCCTGTACGCCGCCATCCGGCCCCAGGCGGACTACCGCCAGTCCCTGACCCTGCTGGAAAACGCCAAGCGCATGCGCCCGGACATCCCGACCAAGTCCGGGATCATGGTCGGCCTGGGCGAGACCGACGAGCAGATCATGACCGTGCTGGACGACCTGGCGGCCATCGACTGCGACATCGTGACCATCGGCCAATACATGCAGCCCAGCCGCCAGCACCCCATGGTCAAGCGGTACGTGGAGCCCGAGGTCTTCGAGATGTACGCCGAGGAAGGCAAAAAACGCGGCATCCGCCACATGTTCAGCGCCCCGCTGGTCCGGTCGAGCTACAACGCCGCCGACTTCGTCTAG
- a CDS encoding ABC transporter ATP-binding protein, with the protein MDSAAFTLQGLGFAYGDTPVLRDLDLELAPGMVHGVVGPNGSGKSTLLGLLAGLLAPDRGAVRLNGEDVSDCSPARLARRCALVSQDQALRFPFTVAETVLMGRHPHIPRFSRPAPHDLQRVEQALDAMDLQALRHRPVADLSGGERQRTAVARGLAQETPALLLDEPTSAMDIRHAMAAMDELTRLARAGRTVVAVLHDLNLAARYCDNLVMLDKGAVHAYGNVSRTLTPENILAVFGVRAAVLDTEYGPHIAYIQGN; encoded by the coding sequence GTGGATAGCGCCGCCTTCACCCTGCAGGGCCTCGGCTTCGCCTACGGCGACACCCCGGTCCTCCGGGACCTTGACCTGGAACTCGCTCCCGGCATGGTCCACGGGGTGGTCGGCCCCAACGGCAGCGGCAAGTCCACCCTGCTCGGTCTGCTGGCCGGACTGCTCGCGCCGGACCGGGGCGCGGTGCGCCTCAACGGCGAAGACGTCTCCGACTGCTCCCCGGCCCGGCTGGCCCGGCGCTGCGCCCTGGTCTCCCAGGACCAGGCCCTGCGCTTTCCCTTTACCGTGGCCGAGACCGTGCTCATGGGACGGCACCCGCACATCCCCCGGTTCAGCCGCCCCGCGCCCCATGACCTGCAACGCGTAGAGCAGGCCCTGGACGCCATGGACCTCCAGGCCCTGCGGCACCGCCCCGTGGCCGACCTATCCGGGGGCGAGCGCCAGCGCACCGCCGTGGCACGCGGGCTGGCCCAGGAGACCCCCGCCCTGCTCCTGGACGAACCCACCTCGGCCATGGACATCCGCCACGCCATGGCGGCCATGGACGAACTGACGCGGCTGGCCCGAGCGGGCCGCACCGTGGTGGCCGTGCTCCACGACCTGAATCTGGCCGCCCGGTACTGCGACAACCTGGTCATGCTGGACAAAGGGGCGGTTCACGCCTATGGCAACGTGTCCCGCACGCTTACTCCCGAAAACATCCTCGCGGTCTTCGGCGTGCGCGCCGCCGTTCTGGACACCGAATACGGACCGCACATCGCCTACATTCAAGGAAACTGA
- a CDS encoding sirohydrochlorin cobaltochelatase: protein MSTAIVLAAFGSRHKNAMASLTHITERVRAAYPDIPVRVAYTSKTIRGHMKKAGEAVDSVPAALDKLLHEGVTHVAVQSLHLIPGTEFHELLGLANELMLREDGFSRVEVGFPLVAGEAGVEEVADAVLAIAEQGKGENDAVLFMGHGTKHDGNVYYEALHRAFQQRDPSVHMGAMEAEPGIDAIIERFQRDGVKKAHLLPFLFGAGWHAARDMVGDSETSWKTRLEKAGIECEAVLKGAGEYDHLVDIWLSHLHDALKRMNRC, encoded by the coding sequence GTGAGTACCGCCATCGTCCTGGCCGCCTTCGGCTCCCGGCACAAGAACGCCATGGCCTCGCTGACCCACATCACCGAACGGGTCCGGGCGGCCTACCCGGACATCCCGGTGCGCGTGGCCTACACCTCCAAGACCATCCGGGGGCACATGAAGAAGGCGGGCGAAGCCGTGGATTCCGTGCCCGCCGCCCTGGACAAGCTCCTCCATGAGGGGGTCACCCATGTGGCCGTCCAGTCCCTGCACCTTATCCCCGGCACCGAGTTCCACGAGCTCCTCGGCCTGGCCAACGAGCTTATGCTCCGCGAGGACGGCTTTTCCCGCGTGGAGGTCGGCTTCCCCCTGGTGGCCGGCGAGGCGGGCGTGGAGGAGGTGGCCGACGCGGTCCTGGCCATCGCCGAGCAGGGCAAGGGCGAGAACGACGCCGTGCTCTTCATGGGCCACGGCACCAAACACGACGGCAACGTCTACTACGAGGCCCTGCACCGCGCCTTTCAGCAGCGCGACCCGTCCGTGCACATGGGCGCCATGGAGGCCGAACCCGGCATCGACGCGATCATCGAACGGTTTCAACGCGACGGCGTGAAAAAGGCCCACCTCCTGCCCTTCCTCTTCGGCGCGGGCTGGCACGCCGCCCGCGACATGGTCGGCGACTCCGAAACCAGTTGGAAGACCCGCCTGGAGAAGGCGGGCATCGAATGCGAGGCCGTGCTCAAGGGCGCGGGCGAATACGACCATCTCGTGGACATCTGGCTCAGCCACCTCCATGACGCCCTCAAGCGCATGAACCGCTGCTAG